A stretch of DNA from Gimesia chilikensis:
TTTGCCGCTTCCTGATCAGACGGATTCCGGTTTCCAGGAGGCCGACACCTGAGAATATTCGCGATATAGATCTCGCTGCGTTTCATCTGGCAGGCTTCGATAATTTTATCCAGCAGCTTCCCTGCCCGTCCCACGAAGGGCTCTCCCTGTTTGTCTTCATCCGCCCCGGGTGCCTCACCGATAAACATGATTTTTGCACTTGGATTCCCGACTCCAAATACGGTCTGAGTGCGTGTCTCAGCCAGTTCCGGGCACTGACGACATTGAGAGACTTCCCCAGCCACAATATCCAGTTGTGCCTGGCGATCTGCCTTGGAAAGTCTCGATTTCGTTGTTCGGGGCACGCTCATTTCCTTTCGCGGGTCTGCGGTCTCAACAACCGGTTCAACAACATGTTCTACTGCTGGCTCTGGCGGGGAGACCGGTGTGCGTTCGGGTGGAGTCTCAGGCTCAGCGGGACGTATTCGCAGCGGCGTTTTCGATTCAGGGACAGCAGGTGGAACAACTTCTACAGGCGCAGAAACCACGGGCGCCGGCTCGATATGTTTGATATGCGTCAGCCCGGAACGCTGCCAGCTTTGCATAAACTGACGAACGGCCCGTTGTGCCCGCTGTTGTTCCTGATCAGACATCGGCTCTCTACCAATCCTTTAATGCTTGACCTTGCAACCGGGAACCGCTTCCTTGAACTTCTTGATCCCGTCATCTGTCACCTGGGTGAAGCTGACCTGCACTTCCTTGAGATTCTTCAAGGCTGTGAGTTTCTGTAATCCTTCATCACCGATTTCCGTTTTGCTCAGGTTCAGATATTCGAGTTTTTTGAGGGGCAGGAGATGCTCCAGACCAGAATTGGTAATCTGGGTACCTTCCAGATTCAGCCGATTCAGATCGGTAAATCCGGAGACCACCTTCAAACCTTCATCAGTAGTTTCGGTACCCCAGAGGCCGAGACGGGTCAGTTTTTTCAAAT
This window harbors:
- a CDS encoding uracil-DNA glycosylase family protein; this encodes MSDQEQQRAQRAVRQFMQSWQRSGLTHIKHIEPAPVVSAPVEVVPPAVPESKTPLRIRPAEPETPPERTPVSPPEPAVEHVVEPVVETADPRKEMSVPRTTKSRLSKADRQAQLDIVAGEVSQCRQCPELAETRTQTVFGVGNPSAKIMFIGEAPGADEDKQGEPFVGRAGKLLDKIIEACQMKRSEIYIANILRCRPPGNRNPSDQEAANCRGFLDAQIEIVDPDYIVCWGSVAAKNLLHSELPIGKMRGQFYEYGRARVVCTYHPSYLLRNPSAKKNVWEDMILLFKDMGIDLKTTQN